One segment of Desulfosudis oleivorans Hxd3 DNA contains the following:
- a CDS encoding TRAP transporter TatT component family protein has product MAFLKHKTVYLFAIAVLCVTMAGCMSMMRTGISIAHPALENIEASLFKQHNLDLAEKGLPGTIMLLEGMLETAPNDMLLQVMAVKAYAGLGMLVEDESPEEATALYTRGTEWGIAALKQHGGFRKALEQGKNMNEAVREIKSKKFVPALLWTAASMGSNVLLNVGDPMIAIDLGAVNAMAGQAITIDPRYFYGFAHMFIGTANSMLPAAFGGDKGKALGAFETISALNNGKFLLSKVFYARFYLTDDKLINQTLNGVVEAPDGLIPEIELMNQIAKAKAGYYLNQ; this is encoded by the coding sequence ATGGCTTTTTTAAAACACAAAACAGTGTATCTGTTTGCTATTGCCGTTCTTTGCGTAACGATGGCGGGCTGCATGTCCATGATGCGAACGGGCATCAGTATCGCGCATCCGGCTCTGGAGAATATCGAAGCATCCCTGTTTAAGCAGCACAACCTGGATCTGGCGGAAAAGGGGCTCCCCGGCACCATCATGCTGCTGGAGGGTATGCTGGAAACCGCTCCCAATGACATGCTGCTTCAGGTCATGGCAGTCAAGGCCTATGCCGGGCTCGGCATGTTGGTGGAAGACGAATCTCCGGAAGAGGCCACGGCGCTTTATACGCGGGGTACCGAATGGGGCATTGCGGCCTTAAAGCAGCATGGCGGTTTTCGCAAAGCCCTTGAACAGGGCAAGAACATGAACGAGGCGGTCCGGGAGATAAAAAGCAAAAAGTTTGTGCCGGCCCTTTTGTGGACCGCGGCCAGCATGGGATCCAACGTGCTGCTCAACGTGGGCGACCCCATGATCGCCATTGACCTGGGCGCAGTCAATGCCATGGCCGGCCAGGCAATTACAATTGACCCGCGGTATTTTTACGGCTTTGCCCACATGTTCATCGGAACGGCCAACAGCATGCTGCCCGCGGCGTTCGGCGGCGACAAGGGAAAGGCTCTGGGGGCGTTTGAAACCATCTCGGCCTTGAATAACGGCAAGTTCCTTCTTTCCAAGGTGTTTTACGCCCGGTTCTACCTGACCGACGACAAGCTCATCAATCAGACATTAAACGGCGTGGTGGAGGCGCCGGACGGCCTGATTCCCGAGATTGAACTGATGAACCAGATCGCCAAGGCAAAAGCCGGTTACTATCTCAATCAATAG
- the dctP gene encoding TRAP transporter substrate-binding protein DctP — protein MGGILHRLFLGRAFFALSLALLLLTGVVPSVCAATLAKEEVRSVLQESTQALLSGSAFSPALEEKQQALRETLQSGAIKRAELSAMLEESIVPILEKHRTSRYILKDLPAKFDKLVAPYMEWEEVKAVVWKACSALIPDGEQLMLKIGTLAPPGTPWLNVPETLLVPQMAKLSNNKVVIKIYGGGTMGEDTDILRKMDIGQLEGCGCTALGILAASPETAVLLLPGLFNNYDEIDYIYEKFRRRLDRAFEEKGYILAALIDTGFFHVFTKNKITGLADLKKQKVLTWFGIMETTLFRELGIDATPVAVPEVVSALSTGLANANLAPAAWMLGMQAYQYANYYTTPALLYSPAAVVVSTQTKDRFRKQFGMSELFADNITELLVYEVSTLETEWRKQIRDYDAKSLKAFEAKCGMKPVVLSQADRQALEKAAKGVQAKLAGKAFPEDLMNEIIKALEDYRAGGTGR, from the coding sequence ATGGGAGGTATTTTGCATCGACTGTTCCTGGGGCGTGCTTTTTTTGCCCTTTCCCTGGCGCTGTTGCTCCTGACCGGCGTGGTTCCATCCGTCTGCGCGGCAACGCTTGCCAAGGAGGAGGTCCGGAGCGTACTGCAAGAAAGCACCCAGGCCCTGCTGTCCGGAAGCGCCTTTTCGCCGGCTCTGGAAGAAAAACAGCAGGCATTAAGAGAGACGTTGCAGTCCGGCGCCATCAAGCGGGCCGAACTGTCGGCCATGCTGGAAGAGAGCATTGTTCCCATCCTCGAAAAACACCGCACGTCACGTTATATCCTGAAAGACCTTCCGGCAAAGTTTGACAAGCTGGTGGCGCCTTACATGGAGTGGGAGGAGGTAAAGGCCGTTGTCTGGAAGGCCTGCTCCGCCCTTATTCCGGACGGCGAGCAGCTGATGCTCAAGATTGGCACCCTGGCCCCTCCGGGTACGCCCTGGCTCAACGTTCCCGAAACCCTGCTGGTGCCCCAGATGGCAAAGCTTTCCAACAACAAGGTGGTGATCAAGATATACGGCGGTGGTACCATGGGGGAAGACACCGATATCCTGAGAAAGATGGATATCGGCCAGCTGGAGGGGTGCGGCTGCACGGCCCTTGGCATTCTGGCCGCCTCCCCGGAAACCGCTGTTCTTCTTCTGCCGGGCCTGTTCAACAACTATGATGAGATCGACTATATCTATGAAAAGTTTCGCAGGCGGCTGGACCGGGCCTTTGAGGAAAAAGGATATATCCTGGCCGCCCTGATCGACACCGGTTTTTTTCACGTGTTTACAAAAAACAAAATAACCGGCCTGGCGGACCTGAAAAAGCAGAAGGTGCTCACCTGGTTCGGTATCATGGAGACCACGCTTTTCCGGGAGCTGGGCATTGATGCCACGCCCGTGGCCGTGCCCGAGGTGGTATCGGCGTTAAGCACGGGGCTGGCCAACGCCAACCTGGCGCCGGCGGCATGGATGCTGGGCATGCAGGCCTACCAGTATGCCAATTACTACACGACGCCGGCCCTGCTGTACTCGCCGGCGGCCGTGGTGGTCAGCACCCAGACCAAGGACCGGTTCCGCAAGCAGTTCGGCATGTCCGAACTGTTTGCCGACAATATCACGGAACTGCTTGTCTATGAGGTCTCCACCCTGGAAACCGAGTGGCGTAAGCAGATTCGCGATTACGATGCAAAAAGCCTGAAGGCGTTTGAGGCCAAGTGCGGCATGAAGCCGGTGGTCCTTTCTCAGGCGGACCGGCAGGCTCTGGAAAAGGCCGCCAAAGGGGTCCAGGCCAAGCTGGCGGGCAAGGCGTTTCCCGAAGATCTCATGAACGAGATAATCAAGGCCCTTGAGGATTACCGGGCCGGGGGGACGGGTCGGTAA
- a CDS encoding START domain-containing protein, whose protein sequence is MAETTWQFEGEIDGIPTYSRPVEGSDVKMYKATAMVEASMEQIGHLLRDVPATPLWMKNVLHTETIKVHTPNDIDLYLVLDFPWPTNDRDGVAAARAVFDPAACGTVTTTTLITHPDYPAKEGLVRLPGMFQQYLLNFKGDHLCELTLVLHMDPGGNLPAWAINRELVSTPAKSLKTLQALVKKDKYQEADDPFNRDNLGFSRGIARTVTARYMDDTAIIEMVAADTRLMHIIMRQCCSPGWEEDLITAILQAYFKTLPFAEKIARSSDQSVLAHLATDEKLAKEIAEEDDLVEMVLLHRGVTYPVLEKMAALVKDELD, encoded by the coding sequence ATGGCGGAAACCACATGGCAGTTTGAAGGCGAAATCGACGGCATTCCCACCTACTCGCGGCCGGTGGAGGGGTCGGATGTTAAGATGTACAAAGCCACAGCCATGGTTGAGGCATCCATGGAGCAGATCGGCCACCTGCTCCGGGACGTGCCGGCCACTCCCCTGTGGATGAAAAATGTGCTGCACACCGAAACCATCAAGGTGCATACCCCCAACGACATCGACCTTTACCTGGTGCTGGATTTCCCCTGGCCCACCAACGACCGGGACGGTGTTGCCGCGGCACGGGCGGTTTTTGATCCGGCCGCCTGCGGCACCGTCACCACCACCACGCTCATCACCCACCCCGACTACCCCGCAAAAGAGGGGCTGGTGCGGCTGCCCGGCATGTTTCAGCAGTACCTGCTGAACTTCAAGGGCGACCACCTGTGTGAACTGACCCTGGTCCTTCACATGGACCCCGGCGGCAACCTGCCGGCATGGGCCATCAACCGGGAGCTTGTCTCCACCCCCGCAAAGTCGTTGAAAACCCTTCAGGCCCTGGTGAAAAAGGATAAATACCAGGAGGCCGACGACCCCTTTAACCGGGACAACCTGGGGTTTTCCCGCGGCATCGCCCGTACGGTCACGGCACGTTACATGGATGACACGGCGATCATTGAAATGGTGGCCGCCGATACCCGGCTGATGCACATCATCATGCGGCAGTGCTGTTCACCGGGATGGGAAGAAGATCTGATCACCGCCATACTGCAAGCCTATTTCAAGACCCTGCCCTTTGCCGAAAAAATCGCCCGGTCTTCTGACCAGTCGGTGCTGGCGCATCTGGCCACGGATGAGAAGCTGGCAAAAGAGATCGCTGAAGAAGACGACCTTGTGGAAATGGTCCTGCTGCACCGGGGTGTCACCTACCCGGTGCTTGAAAAAATGGCGGCCCTGGTCAAAGATGAGCTGGACTGA
- a CDS encoding universal stress protein, whose amino-acid sequence MTPKFTRILFSTDLSEHARYAFKYAASVAALYKAGIVILHVLEEETSDNTRNMLSVFLGSEKMRELEQKQEEHARSARDILIGKRQEADIVKEALSMFYEDLKPQTSQENTYPEILVKKGDTVDEIVSATRKYECDLIVMGHGKYNALAEAVLGSTTKSVLRKSRVPVLVIPMPKKN is encoded by the coding sequence GTGACACCCAAATTTACACGAATTCTTTTTTCCACCGACCTTTCCGAACATGCCCGCTATGCGTTCAAGTACGCGGCCAGCGTGGCGGCCCTGTACAAGGCGGGGATCGTGATTCTTCATGTGCTGGAAGAGGAGACGTCGGACAACACCCGCAACATGCTGTCCGTGTTTCTGGGCAGCGAGAAGATGCGGGAGCTTGAGCAGAAACAGGAGGAGCACGCCAGAAGCGCCCGGGACATTCTTATCGGCAAGCGTCAGGAGGCCGATATCGTTAAAGAGGCGTTGAGCATGTTTTACGAGGACTTAAAACCCCAGACATCCCAGGAGAACACCTACCCTGAGATTCTTGTCAAAAAAGGCGACACCGTGGACGAGATCGTCTCGGCGACCCGGAAATACGAATGCGACCTGATCGTCATGGGCCACGGCAAATACAACGCCCTGGCTGAGGCGGTGCTGGGCTCTACCACCAAGAGTGTTCTACGAAAAAGCAGGGTGCCAGTCCTGGTGATTCCCATGCCCAAAAAAAATTAG
- a CDS encoding DUF4870 domain-containing protein, with protein MGFVEDIERLNRLRLEGAISEQEYQDAKAALLAQSRPAGEKLKQAIDGIAPDDNMWGIFIHLSQFCGYLVPLAGLVVPIVLWQIKKEDSPVIDRHGIVVTNWILTAFILGVVFGLLCFVLIGIPLMAALVVVSIIFPVIGAIKARKGEVWRYPLSIGFFKFR; from the coding sequence ATGGGATTTGTGGAAGACATTGAAAGACTGAACCGGCTCAGGCTGGAGGGCGCCATTTCCGAGCAGGAGTACCAGGATGCCAAGGCGGCTCTGCTGGCCCAAAGCCGGCCGGCCGGGGAAAAACTCAAGCAGGCCATTGACGGGATTGCGCCGGACGATAACATGTGGGGGATCTTCATTCACCTCTCCCAGTTCTGCGGTTACCTGGTGCCCCTGGCCGGGCTGGTGGTTCCCATTGTGCTGTGGCAGATCAAGAAGGAGGATTCCCCGGTCATTGACAGGCATGGCATCGTGGTGACCAACTGGATTCTTACGGCGTTCATCCTTGGGGTCGTTTTCGGCCTGCTCTGTTTCGTGCTGATCGGCATTCCGCTGATGGCGGCCCTGGTGGTGGTGAGTATTATTTTTCCTGTTATCGGCGCCATCAAGGCCCGAAAAGGGGAGGTGTGGCGGTATCCGCTTTCCATCGGGTTTTTCAAGTTCCGGTAG
- a CDS encoding alpha/beta fold hydrolase has protein sequence MKLVKWVVIIGVLVVLGLVGFVYLAPETATRVAVDLRRAEAGLERKTITLPSGETYVYLEGGTGEPVLLLHGFGANKDNFTLVAKYLTPRYHVVAPDHIGFGESDRPAGADYTPAAQAVRLRGFVRALGLSKIHIGGSSMGGHIAMTYAALWPDEVKSMWLLDPGGVWSAPESEMRQIIRETGRNPLIAKTPEEFVKIFDFVMTDPPFIPTPILHVMAKERVENVGLEEKIFIQLTGDSVERRIQGLAVPALIVWGDQDRAIRVESAGILHGLLPVSEVIIMKGLGHLPMLEAPKQAAHDYMAFLDRLKG, from the coding sequence ATGAAACTTGTAAAATGGGTAGTTATCATTGGCGTGCTGGTTGTGCTGGGGCTGGTGGGGTTTGTTTATCTGGCGCCGGAGACGGCCACCCGGGTGGCGGTGGATCTGCGGCGGGCCGAGGCGGGCCTTGAGCGAAAAACGATTACCCTGCCGTCCGGCGAAACCTATGTGTACCTGGAGGGGGGCACGGGCGAGCCGGTCCTGCTGCTCCACGGGTTCGGCGCCAATAAAGACAATTTCACGCTTGTGGCAAAGTATCTGACCCCCCGCTATCATGTGGTTGCGCCGGATCATATCGGGTTCGGCGAGTCGGACCGGCCGGCCGGCGCAGACTACACCCCGGCGGCCCAGGCGGTGCGGCTGCGCGGATTTGTGCGGGCCCTGGGGCTTTCAAAAATTCATATCGGCGGCAGCTCCATGGGGGGCCATATCGCCATGACCTATGCCGCGCTCTGGCCGGACGAGGTGAAAAGCATGTGGCTGCTGGATCCGGGCGGCGTGTGGTCTGCGCCGGAAAGCGAAATGCGGCAAATCATTCGTGAGACCGGCAGAAACCCCCTGATTGCAAAGACCCCGGAGGAATTTGTAAAGATTTTTGATTTTGTGATGACCGACCCGCCGTTTATCCCCACGCCGATTCTGCACGTGATGGCAAAGGAGCGGGTGGAGAACGTGGGCCTGGAGGAAAAAATTTTTATTCAGCTGACCGGCGACTCGGTGGAACGGCGCATTCAGGGGCTGGCCGTGCCGGCCCTGATCGTATGGGGAGACCAGGACCGGGCCATTCGGGTGGAGAGCGCCGGGATTCTGCACGGCCTGCTGCCCGTATCCGAGGTGATCATCATGAAGGGGCTTGGTCATCTGCCCATGCTGGAGGCGCCGAAGCAGGCGGCCCATGACTATATGGCGTTTCTTGACCGCCTGAAAGGGTAA
- a CDS encoding HD domain-containing protein: MHILRLVEKTVSSIEEINDMVASASKGRIIVFHRNSHPTPTVEIPIHGFFTTISWLYIMYFELPNTTLNFLQERAHKLGVASEESIQRHMKCIHDFRTCCQHNLKQESKEDIAKEARCLEWIRFHINDFSNTSIWIPPSESEIWSQLLHSLFTETYNFLNILSKTTKEIVKDVLAQDTFEILLSRIEKFFHAHEWDRIVRDVINDLGMEYLDISNLRSRHFEKWNKQLSILSSRVNIQEEARKIVEHTIIKDSNIPLPITGRDIIAVLNIPPGPEIRAKLKEAEELFFKSPCGREELLAQLKSEE, from the coding sequence ATGCATATCCTACGACTAGTCGAAAAAACCGTATCAAGTATAGAAGAAATCAATGATATGGTAGCTTCTGCGAGTAAAGGTAGAATTATTGTATTTCATCGAAATAGCCATCCAACTCCAACCGTCGAAATCCCAATACACGGATTTTTTACCACTATATCTTGGTTGTATATTATGTACTTTGAGTTACCAAATACAACACTCAATTTTCTTCAGGAGCGAGCACACAAATTAGGGGTTGCTTCTGAAGAATCAATCCAGAGACACATGAAATGTATCCATGATTTCAGAACTTGTTGTCAACACAATCTTAAACAAGAATCAAAGGAAGATATTGCTAAAGAAGCAAGATGCCTTGAATGGATACGATTCCATATTAACGACTTTAGCAACACAAGCATATGGATACCCCCCTCGGAAAGTGAAATTTGGAGCCAGTTACTACATTCTTTATTTACAGAAACTTACAACTTCCTAAATATCTTATCAAAAACCACTAAAGAAATTGTAAAAGATGTTTTGGCGCAAGACACATTCGAAATACTTTTGTCTCGTATAGAAAAATTCTTCCATGCCCATGAATGGGATCGAATAGTAAGAGACGTCATAAATGATTTAGGAATGGAATATTTGGATATATCAAACTTACGCTCAAGACATTTCGAAAAATGGAATAAACAACTCTCTATCCTATCCTCCAGAGTTAATATACAAGAGGAGGCTCGAAAAATTGTAGAACACACAATTATTAAAGATTCAAATATTCCCCTCCCAATAACTGGAAGAGATATTATTGCTGTGTTAAACATTCCACCTGGTCCTGAAATCAGGGCTAAGCTAAAAGAAGCTGAAGAGCTATTTTTTAAGTCACCTTGTGGTAGAGAGGAATTGTTAGCTCAATTAAAATCGGAAGAGTAG
- a CDS encoding P-loop NTPase, which translates to MDDLASRLKAGPALLFLGQDYLKLENSVDTFLGQILDKYGQGHEDISDYSSIFNTNASLNPAESIAWMYNRCRYIPAPEPLQVIAQFAWSSVFTSAIDSIIDQAFRATWREIQIVSSPDYIPHDPRNSSRLHIWHLCGSVAAAPETDGYPPLRLEDSWQRQTVSTLMSTKIPEILTQIGTMLIEGYSCKGTDWITPQQLYSIINSLLPNQVHIFSYNFDHNEPPELKALRENGKLQCHPESLAQWFLNSSEIGAIKLGESPEEFELGHQILINGTPVTIPKELWIDIKNIARIPVRSVYLRPVENKSSQDYSDFRNFLYESSCCPIWDGYARNFAFNRDFEDKLKERVIKGLNSDRMRSQPLIIRGQTGIGKTVALGNLAYKIQKEGTYPVIFIERAVRNVRRDSIIIDKFCEWAEEKGAKSTLIIWDGMRDPYGYVELLNLLRSRGRKALLLGSCYLIRDEAFSTNNMIDVQAELTENEKKNFPKYISRFDPALAKKLTVNPQLFSDRFLVFLYRMLPPSRTAIRDGIENEVYFTERYISNLVKKRNIQQGEDSNTILADALFKAGIIKENPILKDETIDISNEYMTELNVLFGLVMVPGQFNISCPFELLMRSIGKRSVQSFVNILKQVDIFQWVQDSSGTISIGPRSALEAQIIVKQRIGGAKYEVEFVRKLLSNIDRSTLFQNAEIQFAVELVQNIGPNGRNPIFYDDYLRDISDALKELREIRGITNPRLMLQEIMFLREYAKKQDNNKEKRVVLLEAEAVSKQALSIIEDKSANRQLRSSILVDLAATYGQLSNNEATPSERLNYAQMSHTLCLEAFSLDSQNHYPIDVISWTSRDLLKDNVLTEDERLEIIKTVFHAFNIAETEHFYGSILARIEQRKLQIAEVIKDTELSNKAFAKLLDQGSASGIFFRASLQVTFLYDKSMFSEKEQMACKETYDYMLSFGDIVFSDLQCLYLLFRVWWVWKTGTLLFYGERICLPFTHDDWFECRKMVTRLQAHDEIKNNLRMRYIEAVACIHLKDHQSAMQIFSDLDRESLSFNKRVSRWYLLSDENGTPMQFEGTIVNINERGQGSLHVNEFQRNIPFLVHEAKKADPQKGDNLTFKVAFNMRGLIADFRE; encoded by the coding sequence ATTTCGTGCGACCTGGCGAGAAATTCAAATAGTTTCTAGTCCCGACTATATACCTCATGACCCAAGAAATAGTTCGCGTTTACATATTTGGCATCTATGTGGTTCTGTAGCAGCGGCACCAGAGACAGACGGATACCCCCCATTAAGACTTGAGGACTCTTGGCAACGACAAACAGTATCGACCTTGATGTCGACAAAAATTCCGGAAATATTAACCCAAATAGGTACAATGCTAATAGAAGGTTATTCCTGCAAAGGCACCGACTGGATAACACCCCAGCAACTTTATTCGATTATTAATTCATTACTACCAAACCAAGTACACATATTTAGCTATAATTTTGATCATAATGAGCCCCCTGAATTAAAAGCCTTAAGAGAAAACGGTAAGCTACAATGCCATCCGGAGAGCCTCGCCCAATGGTTTTTGAATTCGTCTGAAATTGGTGCCATAAAATTAGGAGAGTCTCCGGAGGAATTTGAGCTTGGCCACCAAATTTTAATCAATGGTACTCCAGTAACAATACCAAAAGAATTGTGGATTGATATCAAGAATATTGCACGAATACCTGTTCGTTCTGTTTACCTTAGGCCTGTCGAAAATAAATCATCTCAGGATTATTCTGACTTCAGAAATTTTTTGTATGAGTCATCTTGTTGCCCAATCTGGGATGGTTACGCCCGCAATTTTGCGTTTAACAGAGATTTTGAAGATAAGCTGAAAGAAAGAGTAATAAAAGGTTTAAATTCGGATCGTATGAGATCTCAACCGTTAATTATTCGGGGCCAGACTGGTATTGGGAAAACGGTAGCTTTAGGCAATTTAGCCTATAAAATTCAAAAAGAGGGCACTTATCCGGTTATTTTCATTGAACGTGCTGTAAGAAATGTTAGGCGCGACTCAATAATCATTGATAAATTTTGTGAATGGGCGGAAGAGAAGGGTGCAAAATCTACCTTAATTATATGGGATGGCATGCGTGATCCCTATGGCTATGTAGAATTATTGAACTTGCTTCGGAGTAGAGGGAGAAAAGCACTTCTTCTCGGGAGTTGCTATCTCATTAGGGATGAAGCTTTCAGTACCAATAACATGATTGATGTGCAAGCGGAGTTAACAGAAAATGAAAAGAAAAATTTCCCAAAATATATATCAAGGTTTGATCCAGCCTTAGCCAAAAAACTAACTGTAAATCCACAGTTATTTTCAGATCGTTTTCTGGTCTTCCTATACCGCATGTTGCCACCAAGTAGAACTGCCATTCGGGACGGGATAGAAAATGAAGTCTATTTCACTGAAAGATACATTTCTAATCTAGTCAAGAAAAGAAATATACAGCAAGGAGAGGACTCGAACACAATTCTTGCCGATGCTCTTTTCAAGGCAGGGATTATAAAAGAAAACCCGATTCTGAAGGATGAGACTATTGATATTTCGAATGAATACATGACCGAATTAAACGTACTTTTTGGTTTAGTGATGGTACCGGGTCAATTTAATATTTCATGCCCCTTTGAACTTTTAATGCGTAGCATTGGTAAGAGATCGGTTCAGAGCTTTGTTAATATTCTTAAACAAGTAGATATTTTTCAGTGGGTTCAAGATTCCTCCGGAACCATTTCAATTGGCCCAAGGTCAGCTTTAGAAGCTCAAATTATAGTAAAGCAAAGAATTGGCGGCGCCAAATATGAAGTTGAATTTGTCCGCAAGCTTCTTAGTAACATTGATCGTAGCACATTGTTTCAAAATGCAGAAATTCAATTTGCTGTCGAACTAGTCCAGAACATTGGGCCGAATGGGCGAAACCCAATATTTTATGATGACTACTTAAGAGATATCTCGGATGCCCTTAAAGAGCTTAGAGAAATTCGTGGAATTACAAATCCCAGGTTAATGCTTCAAGAAATAATGTTTTTAAGAGAGTATGCTAAAAAGCAAGATAATAATAAAGAAAAACGTGTTGTTTTACTTGAGGCTGAAGCTGTTTCAAAGCAGGCCCTTTCCATAATTGAAGACAAATCAGCTAACAGACAATTAAGGAGTTCAATACTTGTTGACCTTGCAGCAACTTATGGCCAGTTATCAAATAACGAGGCAACACCATCTGAAAGATTAAATTATGCACAAATGTCCCATACTTTATGCCTTGAAGCCTTTTCCCTTGACAGCCAAAACCACTACCCGATTGATGTAATTAGTTGGACCTCAAGGGATCTACTTAAAGATAATGTGTTAACGGAAGATGAACGTTTAGAAATAATTAAAACTGTATTTCATGCATTTAATATCGCCGAGACCGAACATTTTTATGGCTCAATCCTTGCTCGGATAGAACAGAGAAAGCTCCAGATTGCTGAAGTCATTAAAGATACTGAACTTTCTAATAAGGCTTTTGCTAAGCTTTTAGATCAAGGCTCGGCTTCTGGAATCTTTTTTAGAGCATCTCTGCAGGTCACGTTTTTGTATGATAAATCTATGTTTTCAGAGAAAGAACAGATGGCCTGCAAGGAAACCTACGACTATATGCTCTCCTTTGGTGATATTGTTTTCAGCGACTTACAATGCCTATATTTACTATTTAGAGTTTGGTGGGTATGGAAAACAGGAACTCTCTTGTTTTATGGTGAACGGATATGTTTACCATTTACTCATGATGATTGGTTTGAATGCAGAAAGATGGTAACACGACTACAGGCACATGATGAGATTAAGAATAACTTAAGAATGAGATACATAGAAGCAGTAGCTTGCATACACCTAAAGGACCACCAAAGTGCTATGCAAATTTTCTCTGACTTAGATAGAGAATCCCTTTCTTTTAATAAAAGAGTCTCTCGGTGGTATCTGCTTAGTGACGAAAATGGAACCCCAATGCAATTTGAAGGAACAATCGTAAATATAAATGAACGGGGGCAAGGCAGTCTTCATGTTAACGAATTTCAACGTAATATACCCTTTTTAGTACATGAGGCAAAAAAGGCTGATCCGCAAAAAGGCGACAACCTTACATTTAAGGTCGCATTTAATATGAGAGGTTTAATTGCTGATTTTCGCGAATAA